A portion of the Meriones unguiculatus strain TT.TT164.6M chromosome 14, Bangor_MerUng_6.1, whole genome shotgun sequence genome contains these proteins:
- the Axl gene encoding tyrosine-protein kinase receptor UFO isoform X1, giving the protein MGRVPLAWCLALCCWGCAASEDTQSEAGSPFVGNPGNITGARGLTGTLRCELQVRGEPPEVLWLRDGQILELADNTQTQVPLGEDWRDEWKVVSQLRISALRLEDAGKYQCVVFLEGRTFLSQPGFVGLEGLPYFLEEPEDKAVSANTLFNLSCQAQGPPEPVDLLWLQDAVPLAQVTRHSSQNTLRVPGLNKTSSFSCEAHNAKGVTTSRTATITVLPQRPQQLHVVSRQPTELEVAWTPGFSGIYPLTHCNLQAVLSDDGVSVRLGEPDPPEEPLALQVSVPPHQLRLEKLLPHTPYHIRVSCTSSQGPSPWTHWLPVETTEGVPLGPPENVSALRNGSQALVRWQEPRAPLQGTLLGYRLAYRSQDTPEVLMDIGLKREVALELRGDRPVANLTVSVAAYTSAGDGPWSLPVPLEPWRPGQEQPIHHLVSEPPPPAFSWPWWYVLLGAVVAAACVLILALFLVHRRKKETRYGEVFEPTMERGELVVRYRVRKSYSRRTTEATLNSLGISEELKEKLRDVMVDRHKVALGKTLGEGEFGAVMEGQLNQDDSILKVAVKTMKITICTRSELEDFLSEAVCMKEFDHPNVMRLIGVCFQGSDREGFPEPVVILPFMKHGDLHSFLLYSRLGDQPVFLPTQMLVKFMADIASGMEYLSTKRFIHRDLAARNCMLNENMSVCVADFGLSKKIYNGDYYRQGRIAKMPVKWIAIESLADRVYTSKSDVWSFGVTMWEIATRGQTPYPGVENSEIYDYLRQGNRLKQPVDCLDGLYALMSRCWELNPRDRPSFAELREDLENTLKALPPAQEPDEILYVNMDEGGGALEPPGATGGADPPTHPDPKDSCSCVTAADVHSTGRYVLCPSTAPGPALSADRGCPAPPGQEDGA; this is encoded by the exons ACACACAGAGCGAGGCTGGCAGCCCGTTTGTGGGGAACCCAGGGAATATCACTGGTGCCAGAGGACTCACGGGGACCCTTCGGTGTGAGCTCCAGGTTCGGGGGGAACCCCCCGAGGTGCTGTGGCTTCGAGACGGACAGATCCTAGAACTGGCTGATAACACCCAGACCCAGGTGCCTCTGGGCGAAGACTGGCGAGATGAGTGGAAAGTGGTCAGCCAGCTCAG AATCTCAGCCCTGCGACTTGAAGATGCAGGAAAGTACCAGTGCGTGGTGTTCCTGGAAGGACGGACCTTCCTGTCTCAGCCCGGCTTTGTGGGGCTGGAAG GTCTCCCGTACTTCCTGGAGGAGCCTGAAGACAAAGCCGTGTCTGCCAACACACTCTTCAACCTAAGCTGCCAGGCACAGGGACCCCCGGAACCTGTGGACCTACTCTGGCTTCAAGATGCTGTTCCCCTGGCCCAAGTCACAAGACACAGCTCTCAGAACACTCTTCGAGTCCCCG GTCTGAACAAGACATCGTCTTTCTCCTGTGAGGCCCACAACGCCAAGGGAGTAACCACCTCCCGCACGGCCACTATCACAG TGCTCCCCCAGAGGCCTCAGCAGCTCCACGTGGTTTCCAGACAGCCCACGGAGCTAGAGGTAGCCTGGACCCCGGGCTTCAGTGGCATCTACCCGCTTACCCACTGCAACCTGCAG GCTGTGCTGTCAGATGATGGGGTGAGCGTCCGGCTGGGAGAGCCAGATCCTCCAGAAGAGCCCCTCGCACTGCAAGTGTCCGTGCCCCCCCACCAGCTTCGGCTGGAAAAGCTCCTTCCTCACACCCCATACCACATCCGGGTATCCTGCACCAGCAGCCAGGGCCCTTCGCCCTGGACCCACTGGCTTCCGGTGGAGACCACGGAGGGAG TGCCTTTGGGCCCCCCCGAGAATGTTAGCGCCCTGCGGAATGGGAGCCAGGCCCTCGTGCGTTGGCAGGAGCCACGGGCGCCACTGCAGGGCACCCTGTTAGGGTACCGGCTGGCATATCGAAGCCAGGACACCCCCGAG GTTCTTATGGACATAGGGCTAAAGCGAGAGGTGGCCCTGGAGCTGCGGGGGGACAGGCCTGTGGCTAACCTGACTGTGTCTGTGGCGGCCTATACCTCTGCTGGGGACGGGCCCTGGAGCCTTCCTGTGCCCCTGGAGCCCTGGCGCCCAG GGCAAGAACAGCCAATCCACCATCTGG TGAGTGAACCCCCACCTCCTGCCTTCTCGTGGCCCTGGTGGTATGTGCTGCTGGGAGCAGTTGTGGCCGCTGCCTGTGTCCTCATCTTGGCCCTGTTCCTTGTCCACCGGAGGAAGAAGGAGACCCGCTATGG GGAGGTGTTCGAGCCCACAATGGAAAGAGGTGAGCTGGTAGTGAGGTACCGCGTCCGAAAGTCCTACAGCCGCCGGACCACCGAAGCCACCC TGAACAGCCTGGGCATCAGCGAAGAGCTGAAGGAGAAACTACGGGATGTCATGGTAGATCGACATAAGGTGGCCTTGGGGAAGACCCTGGGAGAAG GAGAGTTTGGTGCTGTGATGGAGGGCCAGCTCAACCAGGATGACTCCATCCTCAAGGTCGCTGTGAAGACAATGAAAA TTACCATCTGCACAAGATCGGAGCTGGAAGATTTCCTGAGTGAAGCTGTCTGCATGAAGGAATTTGACCACCCCAACGTCATGAGGCTCATTG GCGTCTGCTTCCAGGGTTCTGACCGAGAAGGCTTCCCGGAACCTGTGGTCATCTTGCCTTTCATGAAACATGGAGACCTTCACAGTTTCCTCCTGTATTCTCGGCTTGGGGACCAGCCAGTG TTCCTGCCCACTCAGATGCTGGTGAAGTTCATGGCCGACATCGCCAGTGGCATGGAGTACCTGAGCACCAAGAGATTCATCCATCGCGACCTGGCTGCCAGGAACTGCAT GCTGAACGAGAACATGTCCGTGTGCGTGGCAGACTTCGGACTCTCCAAGAAGATCTACAACGGGGACTACTACCGCCAGGGGCGCATCGCCAAGATGCCGGTCAAGTGGATCGCCATCGAGAGCTTGGCAGATCGCGTCTACACCAGCAAGAGCGACGTG TGGTCCTTCGGTGTGACAATGTGGGAGATCGCCACCCGAGGCCAGACCCCGTATCCGGGAGTGGAGAACAGCGAGATTTACGACTACCTACGCCAGGGGAACCGCCTCAAACAGCCTGTGGACTGTCTGGACGGCCT GTATGCCTTGATGTCccggtgctgggagctgaacccccGGGACCGGCCAAGTTTTGCAGAGCTTCGGGAAGACCTGGAGAACACGTTGAAGGCTCTGCCGCCGGCTCAGGAGCCTGATGAAATTCTCTATGTCAACATGGATGAGGGCGGAGGTGCCCTTGAGCCCCCTGGTGCCACAGGCGGAGCCGACCCCCCAACCCACCCTGATCCTAAGGATTCCTGCAGCTGCGTCACTGCGGCCGACGTCCACTCCACCGGACGCTATGTCCTTTGTCCTTCTACCGCCCCTGGACCTGCTTTGTCTGCTGACAGAGGCTGCCCAGCACCCCCAGGGCAGGAGGACGGAGCCTGA
- the Axl gene encoding tyrosine-protein kinase receptor UFO isoform X2: MGRVPLAWCLALCCWGCAASEDTQSEAGSPFVGNPGNITGARGLTGTLRCELQVRGEPPEVLWLRDGQILELADNTQTQVPLGEDWRDEWKVVSQLRISALRLEDAGKYQCVVFLEGRTFLSQPGFVGLEGLPYFLEEPEDKAVSANTLFNLSCQAQGPPEPVDLLWLQDAVPLAQVTRHSSQNTLRVPGLNKTSSFSCEAHNAKGVTTSRTATITVLPQRPQQLHVVSRQPTELEVAWTPGFSGIYPLTHCNLQAVLSDDGVSVRLGEPDPPEEPLALQVSVPPHQLRLEKLLPHTPYHIRVSCTSSQGPSPWTHWLPVETTEGGQEQPIHHLVSEPPPPAFSWPWWYVLLGAVVAAACVLILALFLVHRRKKETRYGEVFEPTMERGELVVRYRVRKSYSRRTTEATLNSLGISEELKEKLRDVMVDRHKVALGKTLGEGEFGAVMEGQLNQDDSILKVAVKTMKITICTRSELEDFLSEAVCMKEFDHPNVMRLIGVCFQGSDREGFPEPVVILPFMKHGDLHSFLLYSRLGDQPVFLPTQMLVKFMADIASGMEYLSTKRFIHRDLAARNCMLNENMSVCVADFGLSKKIYNGDYYRQGRIAKMPVKWIAIESLADRVYTSKSDVWSFGVTMWEIATRGQTPYPGVENSEIYDYLRQGNRLKQPVDCLDGLYALMSRCWELNPRDRPSFAELREDLENTLKALPPAQEPDEILYVNMDEGGGALEPPGATGGADPPTHPDPKDSCSCVTAADVHSTGRYVLCPSTAPGPALSADRGCPAPPGQEDGA, from the exons ACACACAGAGCGAGGCTGGCAGCCCGTTTGTGGGGAACCCAGGGAATATCACTGGTGCCAGAGGACTCACGGGGACCCTTCGGTGTGAGCTCCAGGTTCGGGGGGAACCCCCCGAGGTGCTGTGGCTTCGAGACGGACAGATCCTAGAACTGGCTGATAACACCCAGACCCAGGTGCCTCTGGGCGAAGACTGGCGAGATGAGTGGAAAGTGGTCAGCCAGCTCAG AATCTCAGCCCTGCGACTTGAAGATGCAGGAAAGTACCAGTGCGTGGTGTTCCTGGAAGGACGGACCTTCCTGTCTCAGCCCGGCTTTGTGGGGCTGGAAG GTCTCCCGTACTTCCTGGAGGAGCCTGAAGACAAAGCCGTGTCTGCCAACACACTCTTCAACCTAAGCTGCCAGGCACAGGGACCCCCGGAACCTGTGGACCTACTCTGGCTTCAAGATGCTGTTCCCCTGGCCCAAGTCACAAGACACAGCTCTCAGAACACTCTTCGAGTCCCCG GTCTGAACAAGACATCGTCTTTCTCCTGTGAGGCCCACAACGCCAAGGGAGTAACCACCTCCCGCACGGCCACTATCACAG TGCTCCCCCAGAGGCCTCAGCAGCTCCACGTGGTTTCCAGACAGCCCACGGAGCTAGAGGTAGCCTGGACCCCGGGCTTCAGTGGCATCTACCCGCTTACCCACTGCAACCTGCAG GCTGTGCTGTCAGATGATGGGGTGAGCGTCCGGCTGGGAGAGCCAGATCCTCCAGAAGAGCCCCTCGCACTGCAAGTGTCCGTGCCCCCCCACCAGCTTCGGCTGGAAAAGCTCCTTCCTCACACCCCATACCACATCCGGGTATCCTGCACCAGCAGCCAGGGCCCTTCGCCCTGGACCCACTGGCTTCCGGTGGAGACCACGGAGGGAG GGCAAGAACAGCCAATCCACCATCTGG TGAGTGAACCCCCACCTCCTGCCTTCTCGTGGCCCTGGTGGTATGTGCTGCTGGGAGCAGTTGTGGCCGCTGCCTGTGTCCTCATCTTGGCCCTGTTCCTTGTCCACCGGAGGAAGAAGGAGACCCGCTATGG GGAGGTGTTCGAGCCCACAATGGAAAGAGGTGAGCTGGTAGTGAGGTACCGCGTCCGAAAGTCCTACAGCCGCCGGACCACCGAAGCCACCC TGAACAGCCTGGGCATCAGCGAAGAGCTGAAGGAGAAACTACGGGATGTCATGGTAGATCGACATAAGGTGGCCTTGGGGAAGACCCTGGGAGAAG GAGAGTTTGGTGCTGTGATGGAGGGCCAGCTCAACCAGGATGACTCCATCCTCAAGGTCGCTGTGAAGACAATGAAAA TTACCATCTGCACAAGATCGGAGCTGGAAGATTTCCTGAGTGAAGCTGTCTGCATGAAGGAATTTGACCACCCCAACGTCATGAGGCTCATTG GCGTCTGCTTCCAGGGTTCTGACCGAGAAGGCTTCCCGGAACCTGTGGTCATCTTGCCTTTCATGAAACATGGAGACCTTCACAGTTTCCTCCTGTATTCTCGGCTTGGGGACCAGCCAGTG TTCCTGCCCACTCAGATGCTGGTGAAGTTCATGGCCGACATCGCCAGTGGCATGGAGTACCTGAGCACCAAGAGATTCATCCATCGCGACCTGGCTGCCAGGAACTGCAT GCTGAACGAGAACATGTCCGTGTGCGTGGCAGACTTCGGACTCTCCAAGAAGATCTACAACGGGGACTACTACCGCCAGGGGCGCATCGCCAAGATGCCGGTCAAGTGGATCGCCATCGAGAGCTTGGCAGATCGCGTCTACACCAGCAAGAGCGACGTG TGGTCCTTCGGTGTGACAATGTGGGAGATCGCCACCCGAGGCCAGACCCCGTATCCGGGAGTGGAGAACAGCGAGATTTACGACTACCTACGCCAGGGGAACCGCCTCAAACAGCCTGTGGACTGTCTGGACGGCCT GTATGCCTTGATGTCccggtgctgggagctgaacccccGGGACCGGCCAAGTTTTGCAGAGCTTCGGGAAGACCTGGAGAACACGTTGAAGGCTCTGCCGCCGGCTCAGGAGCCTGATGAAATTCTCTATGTCAACATGGATGAGGGCGGAGGTGCCCTTGAGCCCCCTGGTGCCACAGGCGGAGCCGACCCCCCAACCCACCCTGATCCTAAGGATTCCTGCAGCTGCGTCACTGCGGCCGACGTCCACTCCACCGGACGCTATGTCCTTTGTCCTTCTACCGCCCCTGGACCTGCTTTGTCTGCTGACAGAGGCTGCCCAGCACCCCCAGGGCAGGAGGACGGAGCCTGA